A stretch of DNA from Desulfosarcina ovata subsp. ovata:
CGCAGAGAAAGCTGTCCTTCTGGCAGATCAGACAGCCGTTGACACTGGGCAGGGGGACGGGAATGATGTTGCCCGGGTAAGGGGCCCCGAAAGCAACGTGGGATTTTCCATGGCCGGTGTGTGTGAAAACGGTCATGAAAAGGCTTTCACCGGTGATCAGCCGCTTGCCGGCGCCCAAAAGCTTGTCCATGAATCCGCCACCGCCTCCGGACGGTGCCGACCCGTCGCCGAAGACCGTCTGCATGTCGATGGCGCTGTCCTTGTACATCATGGCGCCGGCTTCGGCCACGGCGCTTTCGCCGGGATCCAGTTCCACCTCGACGAATTGCATTTCGGCACCGAAAATTTTGAAATCGATTTCGTCCGCACGGGTACCCGAACCGGTCATTGGCGGCGGTGCCGGGACGGGCGCGCCGGGTGTGGGGTTGAGTTCGGCGATTGTGGCAATGGGTTGCCACTCGGCAAACCCATCCCGCCAGGCGTATCCGTTGGGGGTTTGCCGGGCCTTGGCGATGGCCTGGGACAGATCCATCGGTCCCTGTTGGTTGCCGTCAACGCTTAAATACCATTGAGCCATGGTTACGATCTCCTTTTTTAACGGTTTGCCTGCCGAGAGTCGAAGTCGATCCGCCATTCAACCGGGTTTGTCAGAAAGCGAATGTGGCGACTGCCAGTTTGCTGGGTCGCCATGCATCATCGATCATTCCAGTTCCAGACTGCGATGAACCGATTTGACAGTGGCCGCATCGAGCCCCAGTCGGCCGGCCAGAGTGGTCATGTAGTGTGCCTCCTGGGGCGTGTCGACCTCGATGGCCATCAGGGATACGGAATAGACCTGCTGGGCCAGCTCCGGTGAGGTAACCCCGGCCACAATGGCTTCCAGGTCGGCCGGCGAGAGGAGTTCCCGGACGATAAAAGCATGTTCCTCGGCGGACAATTCAACGGCTTCAAGCCGCTCAAGAATCTGGTTGCGCTCGGTCTGGTCGATCACCCCATCGGCATTGGCGGCGGCGATCATGGCGCGGATCAGCAGAACCGCATCGGTACTGCCGGAGGACATCTGTGGGGTCGCTGGTGGTGTTGCGGAGGCCGGCGTTGCGGGCATGGGCGGTGGTGGTGGCGGGGATGCTGGTCGTCCGCTGGCGGATGCTGGCGGGGGAGGTGGGGGTGGAGATCCGCCCGGTGCCGTTGGCGGCGCTGCCGTGCCCTGGGGTTTGTTCATGTAATGGTCAAAGGCCTCCATGGCCACACCCAGTGCGCCCATGGCCATTCCACCGGAGATGAGGCTGCCGAGCCCTCCCCGGCTGCCACGGGTGGTGTTGCGGATCAGTCCACCGAGAAGTTTTTCTGGATTGAACATGGTTTGTCTCCGAATCGTGTAAATATGTGGTATCGTTCTCCGTCAGATGCGGTACTTTCCATTAGGATCTTTTTATGACGAAACGGTTTACATTTCAACCTATCGGCATCATTCACTCGTGCTTTACCGAGAAATTCGGCATTCCCCGTCAGCCCGGCCTGGCGCCGTCGGCTCGGGCCACCCTGGCGGTGTATCCCCCCTTTGACCGCGATGAAGCCTTCCGCGGACTCGACCGGTTTTCACACCTGTGGGTCCTCTTCGTTTTTCATGGCATTGCCGCGGGAAAGTGGCAGCCGACGGTCCGGCCGCCCCGGCTGGGAGGAAATCGGCGCATGGGGGTTTTCGCCACCCGTTCCGGATTCCGGCCCAATCCCATTGGCATGTCCAGCGTTGCCCTGAACGGCATCCGCCGGGAGCGGGGCCATCTTTTTCTCGACCTGTCCGGTGTCGATATCCTCGATGGAACGCCGGTTCTGGACATCAAGCCCTATCTGCCCTATGCGGATCGGATTCCGGAGGCGTCCGGCGGTTTTGCCAGTCAGACGCCGCAGCCATCCCTGACCGTGGAATTCACCGATGCGGCCCGGCAGATGCTGGCGCGGGTCGAGCAGCGCTATCCGGCGTTTGCCACGCTGGTGGGCCAGGTGCTGGGGGCGGACCCCCGTCCGGCCTATGCGGATGCACGGTCCGGCCGGACCGAGTATGGCGTGCGGCTGTACGATGTCAACGTCCGCTGGACGGTACGCTCAAAAACCATCGTCGTGCATACCGTCGAATGGCCTGCTGATGCGACGGCGACGCAAAGGGAAGGCCTATTGCCTTCCCGCTGAAACAAAAATGAATCCGGAACGGGGGAAACGAGGCTGTCTGTAGTTATTCCAGCCCCATCTCTTTTTTGACCGCTGCGGCGCAGTGGCGACAGTAGGTTGAGGTGGGGGCGATGCCCGCTTTTTGCCTTAGCGATGGATTGCGATTTGGTTGCATAACCGGACAAATGCCGCCACGGGAAGGTGTTCCGCGCGCTGCATGGGATCGATTCCGGATTGGATCAGCATCTGTTCGCAGGTGGCCGGATCGAGCTTCAGGTCACTTTGCGAGAGTGCATTGCGCATGGTTTTGCGCCGTTTGCCGAATGCTGCCTTGACGACTTGAAACAGAAGCGCTTCATCATCGTCAGGTAAAGGCAGCCGGTCGCTGAAATGGATTCCCACCACCGTGGAGTCGACTTTGGGGGCCGGAAAGAATTGGGGCGCCCGGACCTGCATTAGCGTTTCGGTTTGTGCACAATAGCCGAGCATCACCGACAGCCGGCCATAGGTTTTGGAGCCCGGCCCCGCACAGATGCGCTGGGCCATCTCCTTCTGCAGCATGAGGACCGCCCGCCGGACATGTGCGCGGGCATGGATCAGCCGAACGATCACCTGGGATGAGATATTGTAGGGCAGATTGCCCATGACCACCAAGGGGCACCCGGCCTCCCGGCCAATTGCATCAATATCCGTCTTCAGGATGTCGGCCTCGCGGACGTCGACATTGTTTACGCCGGCGGCAAGCAGTTCGGCCCGCAACAGGTCGATGATGCGGCCATCCTTGTCCACGGCAATGACCCGCCGGGCGACACTGGCCGCCGGAACGGTGATGGCTCCCAGGCCGGGGCCGATTTCGAGCACCACGTCCCGGTCAGCGATGCCGGCGCGGTTGACAATGGCCCGGGCCACGTTGGGATCGGAGAGAAAATTCTGGCCCAACTGCTTTTTGGCCTGAATATTCCAGGCGGTCAAAAGGGTCCGGGGCGAGGTCATGCCGCCATTCCCGATTCGGGATCGACCGGCTGCGTGTTGCGGCGAATGGTCACAAAAATGCGGAAGGTGATGAAGTAGGCCAGGATTCCCAATACCGCCCCGATCACCACTCCGCCCACCAGCATGGCCCAGGTGACATCGATTCCCAGCGCCATCAGTTGGGAGAAGGAATCGAACGAGATGCTGTCCAGGGTGGTCTGATACCCCAGCAGCAGGCACCCCAATTTGTAGTTGGCATAGTAGACCAGCGGAATGGTTAACGGATTGCTGAGCCACGTTCCCAACGCTGCGGCGGATTTGCTTCCCCGAAACAGATAGGCCAATGCGATGGCCACAAGGGTTTGCAGAGGGATGATCGGTGTGATGGAGACGAAAATACCCAGTCCCAATCCCATGGCAATATAGTGGGGATTGCCTTCCAGCTGGCGAATGCGCACCAGCATCTGGCCGAAGCGTTCCCGGGGCCCCGTAAATACCGGCGGCTTTTTCTTAAGACGGTTGTTCTTTGGGTTCATGGGTGTGGCCGCTGTCCCTGCAAATCGGGCCCGAAGCATCGGGGAGGGAGCATGGATGATGTGTTCCGCTTCCTGTCTCATCGGTTGTTTTTGCGTTCCCGGTCAAGTTCACGTTTCTGATCGCGCCGCCGGATGGTCTCACGCTTGTCATGGCTGCGCTTGCCACGTGCCAGGGCCAGGGACAACTTGGCCTTGCCAGCCTTGAAATAGAGCCTCAGGGGTACCAGTGAATACCCCTTTTCGTTGACCTTGCCATAGAGCTTCTTGATTTCATAATGGTGCAGCAGCAGTTTGCGTGGCCGCAGGGGGTCGTGATTGTCGTAATAGGCAAAGGGGTAGGCACCGATATGCATCTGGTAAACAAACACCTCGCCGTTTTTGATGCGCGCATACGAATCCTTAAGATTGGCTTTGCCCATGCGCAGGGACTTGACTTCCGTGCCCACCAGAACGATTCCGGTCTCGAAGGTGTCTTCGATAATATAGTCATGCCGTGCCTTGCGGTTTTCGGCGATAAGCTTGGTATGATTTTTTTCCACGGGGTTACCGTTCCTGTTCCGAAAGCCCGATCCGGGGCACCACACTGCCAAATTGATGGGCCAGCAGATCCTGGATCGCGTTAGGGGTGGTCAGCCGCATCATTTCTTCCATGAAACCGTCGATACCCGTTGTGTCGATAGACCGGATGGCGTTTTTTACCACGGGGATCGTCTGGGGGTTCATGCTCAACTCATTGACTCCCAGTCCCAGCAATATAGGGGCAAAGATGGGTTCGGCGGCCATTTCGCCGCACATGTACGTTGGGATGCCATTTGCTTTGGCGGCATCGCAGGTCCCCTTGATCAACCGCAGAATTGCCGGATGCAGCGGCTGGTGGAGATGGGCCACGTGCCGGTTGCCGCGATCGATGGCCAGGGTGTACTGGATCAGGTCGTTGGTTCCGATACTGAAGAAGTCGGCCTTTTCGGCCAGAATATCGGCGGTGACCGCAGCGGAGGGTACTTCGATCATGACCCCCACGGGGATGTCCCGCTTGTAGACAACACCTTGTTTTTCTAACGTTTCAGCCGCCTCATCAATCTGTTCAAAGGCCTGTTCGACCTCTTCAATGCCGGAAATCAGGGGCAGCAGGATACGAACGTTGCCATAGGCGGCGGCGCGCAGGATGGCCCGCAGCTGGGTTTGAAAAATATCCGGTTTTCTCAGGCAATAGCGGATTGCCCGGAGCCCCAGGGCGGGGTTGGGTTCCTGGTTGTCGCGGATGTAGTTGACCGCCTTGTCGCCGTTAATGTCCAGGGTGCGGATGGTCACCGGGCGATGGCCCATCACGTCGATAACATCTTTATAGTTTTCGAACAGGCTGTTTTCACTGGGGAAATCGGGACGGCTGAGGTACTGGAACTCAGTCCTGTAGAGTCCGATGCCGTCACCGCCGTGATCCAGCAGCGAGACGACCTCTTCAGGCAGTTCGATATTGCCCATGACCGAGATTCGCTGACCGTTTTTGGTCTCGGCGGGCAGATAACTGTTCCGGACCATCAGCGCTTTGTGGATTTCATACTGCCCCCGGCGTTCTTCAGTTGCCAGGAGGGTCTGTTCGGTGGGGTTGACCACCACCGTGCCGGCTCCACCGTCCACAATAATAATATCGTCGTTGTTAATCTTCAGGGTGGCGTTGCCCACTCCCAGAACCGCCGGAATTTCAAGGGTTCGGGCGATGATACTGGTATGAGAGGCCCGTCCGCCGCGATTGGTGACGAATCCCTTGATCCGTTCCAGTTGGATCTGGCTGGTCTCTGCCGGAGAGAGGTCCCGGGCCACCAGAATCACGCGTTTGTCGATGCGGGCAATGTTGACATGATCACCGCCCACCAAATTTTCCATAATGCGATCGGCGACATGGGTGATATCCTCGGCCCGTTGCTTGAGGTAGTCGTTGGTCATGTTTTCAAACATGGGCTTGACCAGCGAGACCACTTTTTTCAGGGCCCATTCGGCGTTGACACGCTCTTTCTCGATTACCTCGATGGTTCGGTCATAGAGCATTTTGTCTTTGAACAGCAGCATGTGGGTTTCCAGAATCTGGGCATGCTGGCGAAGCTCCTCGGGCGTGTTGTCGATAATCTGGCGCAGCGATTCACGGGCCTTCTTGACCGCCGTTTTAAACCGTCCCACTTCGGCGGAGAGAAAAGATTCCCGAACAATATATTTTTTTACGACATCAACACCCTCTTTATCCACCAGGTAAGCCTTGCCAATGCAAATGCCGGGCGAACCGCCAATACCGTTGAGGATAATTTCCTGGGATTCCTGGTCTTCCATGAACAGTTATTCTCCAAACCCGGAACGAATCAATTCCGCCATACGTTCCAGCGTCTCCAGATCGGCTTCGTCGTCAATGCTGACAGTGATCTCCGTGCCTTGGGGGCAGGCCAGGGTCAAAATGTCGAGCAGGGAGGTTGCGTCCGCCCGGTCGCCATTTTTTTGTATCCACACGCCGCCTTTGGCCCGGCCCGCCACTTTGGCCAGTTGGGCTGCCGATCGGGCGTGAAGCCCGAGCGTGTTGACGATCCGGAGGGTTATTGTTTGGGCCGGCTTCATGTCGTTTTTAATTCCACTGGGTTGCAGATTGGGTAACGGGCAGTGGTGTTCGCCCTGCACAATTTCCAAACCGTATCCAAATAAAAAAAGGGAAAAATCCCTTAACATAAACCTAATTTAAATATCAATCGACGCAATTGATGTCAACGTGTAAACAGTGCGCGCAAAGGGCAGTCGCATGTAACTCAGGTTTATCGAAATCGAAATCGGAATCGACGATGTATATTGGAATCACTGGTTGACAAAAGGGCGATAGACGGTTCCCGATTTTCCAGTTTCCTATGGCGCCGATTACCATTAACTGCAAGTCGCTGAACATCCAGTCTGCATGTCTACGTCCCATTTCTTTTCGATTTAGATAGCGATCCTGATTTCGATTTGAATCATAGTAACGATCCGTACGCGATCGCCCTGTAAGGCACATCACATACCAAGGTTACATGCGATTGCCCTGAGTGCGCGCAAAAAGACTTTACATGGGGCTTGGTTTAAGGTAACAAAACCAAGTTTGATGCATTTGTCACTTGCCGGAAACATTTTCAAGGATAGAAACGGAGAAACCCAGTCATGTCAAAAATGTGTGAAATATGCGGGAAAAAACCCATGGTGGGAAGCAACATCAGCCACGCCCACAACATCACCAAACGTCGCTTCAACCCCAATTTGCAGAGTGTTCGGACCCTTCAAAACGGCCAGGTGAAGAAAATGGTGGTCTGCACCCAGTGCATAAAATCCGGCAAAGTGGTCAAAGCGCCCTAACCCAGCCGCTTCACATCCAGGACCTGCCTGACTTGCTTCAGCGCTTCGACCACACGGGTCAGGTGCTCGGTGCCCTGAACCGACACGGTAAAGTAGCTGTCTACGGTCTGGTTCTCCTTGGTTTCCGTGTGCGCGCTCAAGATATTGGCCCCACTTTTGGTGATGTTGGCCGCCACATCCGCTAACAACCCTACCCGGTCGAGGGATCTGACCAGGATTTTGACCGGGTAGGAGTCCGTCCTCTCCTGATTCCACTCCACCTCGATCTGGCGTTCCGGGTTCATCTTCATGGCATTGACACAAGTGGTGCGGTGCACGGTCACGCCGTATCCACGGGTGATATAACCGATGATCGGATCTCCGGGCACGGGTTGGCAGCATTTGCCGAAGCGAACCAGGATGTCGTCCATCCCTTTGACCACAACCCCGTCCTTATCGCGTCTTTTTTTCTCTTTGGCGACAACTTTGTTGAACAGGGACTCAGCGTTGTCCACCTCTTCCTTGGGGCTGATTTTACGAATGATCTGCAGCGGGGTGATTTTTCCGTACCCCACACTGGCGATCAGGTCGTCGGTCTGCTTGAACCCGAAGCTTTCCACGACACTCTGCATCTCTTCGCTTTTGATCAGGGCATTGAAATTCAAACGGAACTTGCGGAAGGCCTTTTCGCACATTTCCCGGCCCAGGGAGAGGCTGCGTTCCTTCTCCTGGGTCTTGATCCATTGGCGGATCCGCGATCGCGCCTTGACCGTTTTGACGAAGTGGAGCCAGTCCTTTGACGGGTGGTGGCCTTTGCTGGTGACGACCTCGACGATTTCGCCGGTCTGCAATTCGTATTTAAGCGGCACCATGCGGCCGTTGACCTTGGCGCCGACACACTGGGCGCCGACTTCCGAATGGATCAGGTAGGCGAAATCCACGGGGGTGGCCCCTTTGGGCAGGGATTTGATTTCCCCATGGGGGGTGAAGACGTAAACTTCGTCGGGGAACAGATCGATGCGTACATTTTCCAGGAATTCATCGGGGTCCCGGAAGGCTTCCTGGTTCTCCACCAGGTTCTGTACCCAGGCAAAGGTTTTGGAGACATTTTCGTCGATCACCTTGCCCTCTTTATAACTCCAGTGTGCGGCGATCCCTGATTTGGCCACCCGGTCCATTTCATGGGTACGGATCTGGATCTCAATGCGTTCTCCATAGGGGCCGATCACGGTGGTATGCAGGCTCTGGTACATGTTGGGCTTGGGCATGCCAATGTAATCTTTGAATTTTTTGGCGATGGGGCGCCACAGGCTGTGCATGAGGCCCAGGGCCTCGTAGCAGTGCGGAATGGTATCCAGAATGATCCGGAAAGCGATGATGTCGTAGACTTCCTCAAAGGACAGGTTTTGGCTCAGCATTTTCTGGTGGATACTGTAAAAATGCTTGTAGCGGCCTGTCACCTCGGCCTTGAGGTGGTTTTCATCCAGTTTCCGCTGAATGTAGTTCTTGACCGTGGTAATATAGCTTTCGCGGTCCTGCTTGTCCTTGGCCACCCGGCGGCGGATTTCCTGCCACGCCTCGGGGTTGATAAACTCGAAGGAAAGATTCTCCAGTTCGTTCTTGATCCAGTAAATCCCCAGCCGGGCGCCGATGGGGGCGTAGATGTCAATGGTTTCCTTAGCGATCTTCTTCTGTTTGGCCGCACTTTTATGGAACTGGAGGGTGCGCATGTTGTGCAGCCGATCGGCCAGTTTGATCAGAATCACCCGGATATCGTCGGCCATGGCCAGCAGCATTTTGCGGATGCTTTCGGCCTCCCTGGCCTGGGCGCTGTTGAAGGGCAGTTTGCTCAGTTTGGTGACGCCGGAAACAATATGCAGCACATCATGACCGAAGATTTCACCGATCTCTTCTTCCGTGGCGTGGGTATCCTCGATCACGTCGTGGAGCAGGCCGGCGGCGATACTGACCGAGTCCAGTTTCATGTCGGCCAGAATACCGGCCACTTCCAGGGGATGGGAGAGGTATGGCTCACCGGAAAGACGCATCTGACCGTCATGAACCCGGGCCGAAAAGATGTAGGCCCGATCGATGATGTCTACATCCGCGTCAGGATGGTTTTCAGTAACCTTATCCAGGATGTCGGTGATTCGAATCATGCTTGGCTTTCAATTTACACCGATGACGGCCGGGAGAAGCCGGTGCCCCATCATTTCCGCAAGCACATATTGTATTGTGTTCAACCGGAATGGGCCACATGGGGAGCGTGTGGCTGGCTACCGGTTTAATAAGCTTTGGCGAAGACCACCCGCCGCTCGCTGGGCTTGCCGCAGCAAATGCATTGGCCGGACTCGGCCGACGCATCCAAAGGAATGCAGCGGATGGTGACATTGAGATCTTCTTTAATGGTTGCCTCGCAGGCACGGTCACCACACCAGTGCGACAGGGCAAAACCGCCATGAATTTCCGGTTTTTCCATATTTTTGGGGGTGAACCAGGCGTAAAAATCCTTGCGGTTGTCCACCTGACGGGTGTTCTCTTCCCGAACAAGCAGCGCACGCTGGAACAGGTTGTTCTGAATATCGTCCAGGATAGCGGTAACCTCGGCCACGAAGGCTTCACGCGGCATGGCCTTTTTGTCCCGGTGGGCGTGGTCACGGCGGCCCACAAAAACCGAGTCCTGGGCCATATCCCGGGGGCCGATTTCCACGCGCAGGGGGATTCCTTTTTTAATCCAATCCCACCCGCGGGCGCCGCCGATGTCGCGATCATCGATTTCCACCACCACCGGTCGGTGGCAATAGGTTATCTCCCTCAATGCCGCAGCCAGTTTTTGCACATAGTCCATCACCTGCCGGCGGTCCTCCGGGGTTCGGAAGATGGGCAGCAGGACCACGTGTGCCGGTGCGACCCGGGGCGGCATGATGACGCCATCATCATCGGCATGGGTCATGATCATCCCGCCGATCATGCGGGTCGATGTCCCCCATGAGGTTGTCCAGGCGAATTCTTCGGTTTCGTTTTCCGTCTGGAAACGGATGTTCGAGGCTTTGGCAAAGTTCTGCCCCAGAAAGTGCGATGTGCCGGCCTGCAAAGCCTTGCGGTCCTGCATCATGGCCTCGATGCACAGGGTGTCCACGGCGCCGGGGAATCGCTCGGCAGCGGTCTTGCGCCCCTTGATCACCGGCATGGCCAGATAGTCCTCGACCATGCGGGCATAGACCTCGAGCATCATTCCAGTCCGCTCGATGGCTTCGGCATTCGTGGCATGGGCCGTGTGCCCCTCCTGCCAAAGGAACTCGCTGGTGCGCAGAAAGATGCGCGTGCGCATTTCCCAGCGGACCACGTTGGCCCACTGGTTGATCAGCAGGGGCAGATCCCGGTAACTGCTTACCCACTTGGAAAAGGAATCACCGATGATGGTTTCCGAGGTGGGCCGGACCACCAGCGGTTCGGTCAGCGGGCCACCGGGGATGAGCTTGCCGCCGTCGCCCTGTTCGAGCCGGTGATGGGTGACCACGGCACACTCCTTGGCGAATCCCTCCACATGCTCAGCCTCCTTTTCCAGGAAACTGACCGGAATGAAAAGGGGAAAGTACGCGTTTTTCACACCGGTGGCCTTGAACATGCCGTCCATGTGGGCCACAATATTTTCCCAAAGGGTGTATCCCCAGGGCTTGATGACCATGCAGCCGCGAACCGGCGAGCGTTCGGCCATATCGGAGGCCTTAATGACCTGCTGGTACCATTCCGGATAATCTTCCGCCCGGGTGGGCGAGATGGCGTTTTTCTGCTGTTTGCCCATGTTGCCTGTCTTTCTATCGCGTTGATCGGTTGTCTGCTGGTTCCCCGGGCTCACTGGCAAGCTGCCGTTCGAACTGGCCCACCGCTTCCAGGACCACATCCACCAACTGGTCTTCGGGAAATTTTTTGATTACCTGGCCTTTTTTAAACAGGATGCCTACGCCGCGGCCACCGGCCACGCCGATGTCGGCTTCACGGGCCTCCCCCGGACCGTTGACCACGCAGCCCATGATGGCCAATTTGACCGGCGTGGTGCATGTCAAAAGGGCCTTCTCCACCCGCTCGACGATATCGAACAGGGGAATCTCGCAACGCCCGCAGGTGGGGCAGGAGATGATTTCCGGTCCCCGGTGACGGATGCCTAAAGCCCGTAGAATCTCGTAACCGACGCGAACCTCTTCGACCGGGTCACGGGTCAGGGAGACCCGGAGCGTATCGCCGATTCCCTCGGCCAGCAGGCTGCCGATTCCCAAGGCCGATTTGACGATGCCCGAATAGAGCGAGCCGGCTTCGGTCACGCCCACGTGCAGGGGCAGGTCCGTCTGCTGGGACAACAGCCGGTAAGCCTCAATGGTCCGGGGCACATCGGACGCCTTGATGGAGATCTTGATGTTGTGGAAATCGAAATCCTGCAGAAGATCCACATGCCGCATGGCGCTCTCCACCATCCCCCGGGCGGTGGCGCCATCATACTTTTCCAGAATATCCTTTTCAAGCGACCCGGCATTGACGCCAATACGGATAGGGATTCCGCAGTCTTTGGCACAGTCAACCAACGCACGGACGTTGGTAGCGCTACCGATGTTGCCGGGGTTGAAACGCAGGCCATCCGCCCCAGCGCGGGCGGAGGCAATGGCCAGGCGGTAATCAAAATGGATATCCGCGATCAACGGGATATCGATCGCTTGCTTGATTCGGGCGATGGCGTCGGCGGCAGCCTGATCGGGAACGGCTACCCGCACGATCTCACAGCCCGCCCGACTCAATTGGCCGATTTGTGCGACGGTGGCGGCGACATCATCGGTCTTCGTGTTGGTCATGGACTGGACACTGATCGGTGCCCCGTCTCCCACGGCAACTCCACCCACCATGATCCGTCGGGTTTTCCTGCGCCGAATGCCTCCGGGCATACGGGGCTGGCCAGGGGGCGCCATGAATGCATGGTTATCCATGGGGACAACCCTTTGGTGAATCGGCCTGGGCCTTATTATCCACCCTCAACAGAGAAATATCAAACGAAAGGTGGTATCGCGAACCCATTTTCAGCATCGGCTTCCAGCCGCCCGACGTTATTGTGGCCACTGGGTCAGCCGATGCCACAGAACGGGTTTGACCGCTTTTCATAGCCGATGGTCGTGCTGCCCATATGCCCCGGATAGACCTTGACATCGTCATCCAGTGAGAACAGGCGCGTCCGGATGCTGTTGATCAGCACGTCAAAACTGCCGCCGGGGAAATCGGTTCTGCCGATGGAGCCGGCAAACAGGGTGTCGCCGACAAACACCGCTTTGCGCGTCTCGCCACCCTCCTGGTATTCGGTGTAAAGACAGATGCCGCCCGGGGAATGCCCCGGCGTATGCAGCACCGTCAAGGTGTGGACGCCGAAGGTGATCGTGTCCCCGTTCTCCAGCAGGCGGTCTGCTGCGGGCGAGTTTTCGGCGGACATTCCCCAGGCGGCCGCCGCAGCCGACAACTTGCTTAACATGGGGGCGTCGTCACTGTGAATCAGAATGTCGGCACCGGTGACCTCCTTGAGCCGTTTGTTGGCGCCCACATGGTCAAAGTGACCATGGGTGTTGATGATATGCACCACCGTCAGGCGGTCATCGGCCAGGGTGGTGAGAATTCGATCGATATCGTCTCCGGGGTCGATGACCACTGCCTGACGGGTCTCTTCGCATCCGAGGATAAAACAATTTGCTTGAATCGGGCCCAGGGCCATTTGACGGATAATCACGGTATTCCTCCTGTTTCATCTTGCGTGGTCTTCGGCGCATGGTTGACTTCATCTCTTTCCATGGCCATTCGGATGCTGTCCAGAATGCCGTTGATGAAGGCTCCGGATTCATCGGTGCCGAACCGTTTGCCCACATCGATGGCCTCGTTAATGGAGACCTTGGGAGGGATGTCGGCACAAAACAGCAGTTCAAACACGGCGATGCGCAGGATATTGCGGTCCACACAGGACATGCGCGACAGCTTCCAATTGCTGGAAAAGCGTTCGATTTCCGTGTCGATCGTTTCGCGGTGTTCGCGGACACCGTTGACAATACGGTGGAAGAAGGGGGCCGCCGGTTTGTCTTGTGTAAAACAACTGCAGAAGAGGCCCACGGGATCATCCACCGGATCGCGGTGCATGTCCATGTAAAAGAGGGCCTGGAGGGCCTGCTCCCTGGATATTCGACGGGTTCCCATGAATTATTCCTTGCCCACCAACTCCACGAGATTGGCCATCTCGATGGCTGCCACGGCGGCGCTCCAGCCCTTGTTGCCGGCTTTTGTCCCCGCCCGTTCAATGGCCTGCTCAATGGTGTCCGTGGTGAGAATTCCGAAGATCACCGGTACGCCGGTTTCCATACTGACCTGGGCAATCCCCTTGGATGCTTCAGCGCAGACATAGTCGAAATGAGGGGTGGCGCCACGAATCACGGCACCCAGGCAGATAACGGCGTGGTACTTTTTACTTTTGGCCATGCGCTGGGCGAGCATGGGAATTTCAAACGCACCGGGCACCTTGACCAGGTCGATATCCTTGTCTTCAGCGCCGCTGCGGGTCAGGGCATCAACGG
This window harbors:
- the smpB gene encoding SsrA-binding protein SmpB; this encodes MEKNHTKLIAENRKARHDYIIEDTFETGIVLVGTEVKSLRMGKANLKDSYARIKNGEVFVYQMHIGAYPFAYYDNHDPLRPRKLLLHHYEIKKLYGKVNEKGYSLVPLRLYFKAGKAKLSLALARGKRSHDKRETIRRRDQKRELDRERKNNR
- a CDS encoding tellurite resistance TerB family protein → MFNPEKLLGGLIRNTTRGSRGGLGSLISGGMAMGALGVAMEAFDHYMNKPQGTAAPPTAPGGSPPPPPPPASASGRPASPPPPPPMPATPASATPPATPQMSSGSTDAVLLIRAMIAAANADGVIDQTERNQILERLEAVELSAEEHAFIVRELLSPADLEAIVAGVTSPELAQQVYSVSLMAIEVDTPQEAHYMTTLAGRLGLDAATVKSVHRSLELE
- the tsaA gene encoding tRNA (N6-threonylcarbamoyladenosine(37)-N6)-methyltransferase TrmO; this translates as MTKRFTFQPIGIIHSCFTEKFGIPRQPGLAPSARATLAVYPPFDRDEAFRGLDRFSHLWVLFVFHGIAAGKWQPTVRPPRLGGNRRMGVFATRSGFRPNPIGMSSVALNGIRRERGHLFLDLSGVDILDGTPVLDIKPYLPYADRIPEASGGFASQTPQPSLTVEFTDAARQMLARVEQRYPAFATLVGQVLGADPRPAYADARSGRTEYGVRLYDVNVRWTVRSKTIVVHTVEWPADATATQREGLLPSR
- the rsmA gene encoding 16S rRNA (adenine(1518)-N(6)/adenine(1519)-N(6))-dimethyltransferase RsmA encodes the protein MTSPRTLLTAWNIQAKKQLGQNFLSDPNVARAIVNRAGIADRDVVLEIGPGLGAITVPAASVARRVIAVDKDGRIIDLLRAELLAAGVNNVDVREADILKTDIDAIGREAGCPLVVMGNLPYNISSQVIVRLIHARAHVRRAVLMLQKEMAQRICAGPGSKTYGRLSVMLGYCAQTETLMQVRAPQFFPAPKVDSTVVGIHFSDRLPLPDDDEALLFQVVKAAFGKRRKTMRNALSQSDLKLDPATCEQMLIQSGIDPMQRAEHLPVAAFVRLCNQIAIHR
- a CDS encoding DUF2062 domain-containing protein, whose amino-acid sequence is MNPKNNRLKKKPPVFTGPRERFGQMLVRIRQLEGNPHYIAMGLGLGIFVSITPIIPLQTLVAIALAYLFRGSKSAAALGTWLSNPLTIPLVYYANYKLGCLLLGYQTTLDSISFDSFSQLMALGIDVTWAMLVGGVVIGAVLGILAYFITFRIFVTIRRNTQPVDPESGMAA
- the ptsP gene encoding phosphoenolpyruvate--protein phosphotransferase, producing MEDQESQEIILNGIGGSPGICIGKAYLVDKEGVDVVKKYIVRESFLSAEVGRFKTAVKKARESLRQIIDNTPEELRQHAQILETHMLLFKDKMLYDRTIEVIEKERVNAEWALKKVVSLVKPMFENMTNDYLKQRAEDITHVADRIMENLVGGDHVNIARIDKRVILVARDLSPAETSQIQLERIKGFVTNRGGRASHTSIIARTLEIPAVLGVGNATLKINNDDIIIVDGGAGTVVVNPTEQTLLATEERRGQYEIHKALMVRNSYLPAETKNGQRISVMGNIELPEEVVSLLDHGGDGIGLYRTEFQYLSRPDFPSENSLFENYKDVIDVMGHRPVTIRTLDINGDKAVNYIRDNQEPNPALGLRAIRYCLRKPDIFQTQLRAILRAAAYGNVRILLPLISGIEEVEQAFEQIDEAAETLEKQGVVYKRDIPVGVMIEVPSAAVTADILAEKADFFSIGTNDLIQYTLAIDRGNRHVAHLHQPLHPAILRLIKGTCDAAKANGIPTYMCGEMAAEPIFAPILLGLGVNELSMNPQTIPVVKNAIRSIDTTGIDGFMEEMMRLTTPNAIQDLLAHQFGSVVPRIGLSEQER
- a CDS encoding TIGR00266 family protein → MAQWYLSVDGNQQGPMDLSQAIAKARQTPNGYAWRDGFAEWQPIATIAELNPTPGAPVPAPPPMTGSGTRADEIDFKIFGAEMQFVEVELDPGESAVAEAGAMMYKDSAIDMQTVFGDGSAPSGGGGGFMDKLLGAGKRLITGESLFMTVFTHTGHGKSHVAFGAPYPGNIIPVPLPSVNGCLICQKDSFLCAAKGVSIGIHMQKKILTGLFGGEGFIMQKLEGDGMVFVHAGGTVVERELKPGEVLDVDTGCIVALEQSVNFDIRQAGNIKTALFGGEGLFFATLHGPGKVWLQSLPFSRLAGRMLQAAPQKGGSRGEGSILGSIGGLLDGDNNF